Part of the Bacteriovorax stolpii genome, CCGTTTCAAAATACGATGCCACTAAAGGGGCGAAACTTTCTTATTATGCCAGCTGGTGGATCCGTTCATATATTTTAAAATTCATTCTCGATAACTTCCGCCTGGTAAAAATTGGGACGACTAATGAGCAGAAAAAACTCTTTTTCAATCTGATGAAAGAAAAAGAGCGCTTGATTGGTTTGGGGTTTAACCCGGACAATAAGATGATCTCGGAGAGTTTAGGGGTTTCTGAAAAGGCCGTGGCCGTAATGGACCGCCGTCTGGGAAGTTCTGGAAACGAACTTTCTTTAGAGGCCAAAATTGATGAAAATGGCCCAAGCCTTGGCGAAGTCCTGGCCGATAAGGATGAGCTTGCTATCGATGATAAGCTGGCCGACCTTCAAGGGGTAGAGATCTTAAAAGAGCAGCTTCAAAACTTCTTAAGTGGTCTAAAAGAAAGAGATAGAGAGATTTTTGAGATGCGCCTCTTGTCAGAGGTTCCTGCATCGCTTCAGAGCATCGCCGATCAATATGGCGTGTCGCGTGAACGAATCCGTCAGATCGAAGAACGACTGATCGGAAATTTAAAAGTTTACATGTCTGAATTTATCCGCTAAAAGGTTAGAACTATTAAAAAACACCTTTATCTAGGTTTGGGGATTGGCCCCATGCTTGGGCATTGGCGAGGAGACATTATGATTACTGTAGCAGAATCAAAAAAAATCGTAGCTGAGTTCGGAAAAGAATTCGGTTCATCAGAAAAAGACTCAGGATGTACAGCTGTTCAAGTTGCGCTTATCACAACAAGAATCAACAACCTTGCACCTCACTTCGCAGCTAACAAGCACGACTACTCTGGAAACAGAGGTCTTCTAAAGCTAATTGGTCAAAGAAAGAGACTTCTTTCTTACCTAGCTAAGACTGATGACAAAAAATACCAAGCTCTAATTAAGAAACTTGGTCTAAGAAAGTAAAAAAACCAAAAAAGGGAACCTACGGGTTCCCTTTTTGTTTTATATCGTTAAACTATTACTAGAGAAAAGACTTCGAATTTTTGGGTGTAGGAATTTGAAGGATATTTGAAGTTAGTGTCTGTCTTAAACACCACTGCCTTGAAATATCTTTTAAAATCCCTCCCTAAAAAGCACAAAGATCTTTTCCATAACAAAGCACCAATGATGGTGCGTACATGGAGAATTTATGGCTTTAAACAACAAGAAAGAGTACAAAATCAATTACGGTGGTAAGGAAGTTACTATCGAAACTGGAAGACTCGCAAAACAATCAGACGGAGCAGTTTTAGTAAGCTGTAACGGAACTCAGGTTCTCGTTGCTGTTAACTCTGCACGCGAACTAAAAGATGGACAGGATTTCTTTCCACTTCTAGTTGAGTATCAAGAAAAATTCTACGCTGCTGGGAAATTCCTGGGTGGATTCATTAAACGTGAAAACCGTCCTTCAACAGCAGAAATCCTGGCATGTCGACTTATCGACAGACCACTAAGACCTATGTTCCCAAGCGACTACATGTTCGACACTGTTGTAACATGTTCAGTTCTTTCATACAGCGAAACTGGGGATCCAGAAGTTCTAGCGGGTCTAGGAGCATTTGCTGCTATCGCTATTTCAGACATCCCATTTGCAGCACCATTAGGATCAGCAAAAGTTGGTCGTATCGATGGAAAGCTTGTTCTTAACCCTGACCACGCTGACTGGGCAAAATCAGATCTTGAAATCGTTATCGCTGGTTCAAAAGACGCGATTCTAATGGTTGAAGGTGAAGCTCATATCGTTCCAGAAAAAGAAGTTCTTGAGGCGATCAACTTTGGTCACGATCACGTAAAAGAATTCTGTGAACTAGTTGCTAAAATGCAAAAAGAAGTTGGTAAAGCAAAACGTACATACGTTTCAGCTGAAGCGAACACAACTCTATCTAAAAAAGTAAACACAGATTTCTCTGCAGCAGCTCGTGCAGCCTTATCAATCAACGATAAGATGGAACGTCAGGACGCTGTAAGAAACCTTAACAAGAAAGTTGCTGAAGCTATTAAAGCTGACCCAGCTGCATTTGGATTAAAAGACGATAAAGGCGCATCTAAAGAAGCTTATAAAGCAGTAGACGGTCTTCTATACGACATGATGAGAGCGGACATCCTTAACGAAGGAAAGCGTATCGCTGGAAGAAAACTTGATGAAGTAAGAAAGATTGAAACTGAAGTTTCAGTTCTTCAAGCTCCACACGGATCGTCTCTGTTTACTCGTGGTGAAACACAAGTAATGGCGACTGTAACTGTTGGTGGATCTGTTGGTGACCAAATGGCCGACAGAATTTCAGGATTAACTTACGATAAATTCTACCTTCACTATAACTTCCCTGGATTCTCAGTTGGGGAAGCAAAAGGATCACGTGGAGCTGGTAGACGTGAATTAGGTCACGGTAACCTTGCAGAACGCGCGCTTAAAGCAGTTATGCCTTCTCAAGAAACTTTCTCATACACGACGAGAGTTGTGTGTGAAGTTCTAGAGTCAAACGGATCTTCTTCAATGGGGTCAGTATGTTCTGGGTCTCTTGCTCTTATGGATGCAGGGGTTCCTATTAAAGCTCCAGTTGCGGGGATCGCAATGGGTCTAGTCACTGACGGTGGAAAATATAAAGTTTTAACAGATATCCTTGGAGACGAAGATCACCTGGGAGACCTGGACTTTAAAGTTGCTGGAACAAAAGATGGTGTAACAGCTATTCAAATGGATATTAAGATTACAGGTCTTACTCGCGAAATCATCGCTGAAGCGATTGCTCAAGCTCACAAAGGACGTCTACACATCCTTGGTGAAATGGAAAAAACAATCAAGACTCCAAGAGAAGGATTCAAGCCAGGTGTTCCAACAATCATGACAGTTATGATTCCGACAGATAAGATCGGAGCTCTAATCGGACCTGGTGGAAAAAACATCAAGAAGCTTCAAGAAGAATTCAAAGTGACAATTGAAATCACTGAAGAAGGAATGGTTAAGGTTCTTGGATCTGATATGGAAGTTCTAAAAACTGCTATCAGCACAATCAATATGCAAATCAATGGACCAGAAATTGGTTCAGTATACGATGCTCGCGTTGACTCTATTAAAGAATACGGAGCTTTCGTTGACATCGGTTCAGGTGTATCTGGTCTTGTTCACGTTTCAGAAATGTCTGATGACCGTGTTCAAAACCCTGCTGACTACATCTCAGAAGGTGAGACAATTAAAGTTAAGGTTCTTGAAATCGATAAGATGGGAAGAATCAAGCTTTCAGCTAAAGCTGTTGCGTCTCTAAAAAAGAAAGAAGGCAAATAGTGATTACTGTAAAAGTAAAAAAGCTCGAGCATTACGACTCGAGCTTTCCACTACCATCGTATGAAACGACAGGAGCAGCGGGTGCAGACGTACGCGCTTCTCTTGGAAACGGTGAAAAGCTGCTAATAAAACCAGGGGAGCGCGTTTTAATCCCTACAGGTCTTTCAATGGAAATCCCGCACGGGTACGAAATTCAAGTTCGTCCACGTTCAGGGCTTTCATTTAAAACAGGACTTATGGTTTTAAACTCACCAGGGACAATCGACTCAGATTACCGTGGTGAAGTGAAAATCATTTTAGGAAATCTTGGTAAGAATGATGAAGTGATCAATCACGGCGACCGCGTGGCCCAACTGGTGCTTGCACCGGTGACTCAAGCGGCCTATATCGTATCAGAAAGTGAACTTTCTGATACTGCCAGAGGAACCGGCGGATTCGGTTCAACTGGCAGACAATAGAACTTAGATTTTAGGAGATTCAAGGATGAGTTTAAAAATTGATTATAATAATCTCACGAATTCAGCTGACGCTTATGAGAAAGTTAAGAAGCTGATCACTCCTGAGTATATTGAAAAGTTTCAAGTTAAAGCTGACATCAAATACGACGATGCCGGCAAAAAGGTCACAGCAAAAGGATCGGGCTTCACACTGGAGCTATGCTTTTTTGATAAGCACTGTGATGTGGACTTAGACCTCTCGTTTCTTCTTAAGCCTCTTAAAGGCAAAATTTTAGAGAAGATCGAAGGGCAAATTAAAAAGAATTTATAAAAGGAATATATGACATCTCATAAAGTAACCCTTAGACCTGAAGGGAAAGTTGTTGAAGTTGAAGAAGGGAAAAACCTTCTTGCGGCCCTTCGCGAGCAAGACGTTTACGTTAAGTCGAGCTGTGGCGGACACGCGACATGCACGGACTGTATTATTAAAATCGTCTCGGGCGAAGACAACTTAACTCCACCTCCATTTGAGGAGCTGAAGCTTTTAGGAAATGTGTTTCACATCACAAAAGAGCGCCTTGCTTGCCAGACAATGGTAACAGGGGACGTGACGATTGATATTTCAAAACACGATAAGGCCTCTGATGAAGAAAAACTAAGAAGCAAAACTTCTAACTTTTCAAAAAAAAAGCAGGTTCAAACGCGAGTCAGAAAAGAAAGTGACATAGACCGCGCCCGCGCTGAACAAGAAGAAGAGCGCGCTCAATTTGACCGCGACCAAAAACAAAAGAATGATACTTGGCAAAAGCACTGGGAAAAGGAAAAAGACGCAAACGCGCCTAAGAGACTTGCCGGTGGAAAGCGTCCCAAGTTCTTTGACACTGATAAGGTTGACTACGAAAAAGAAACGTACACAAGACCTCTTTCGGCAGAAAAGCAGAAGCTTAGAGATGAGCGTCTTGCGAAGGAAGCTGAGCTAAAGAATGACAAGGAACTAGTGAAGAAATCTCAAGAGATTCCTAAGTCGGACAAAGACTTTAAGAAATTCCGCGGATAGAGAACGCTTCGCGTTTTGACGACGCCTAGAGATGAATTAATACTTAATCTTGTATTAGGTATTCATCACTCAAGGAAGAAACGCATGAAAAACTTATTAGCACTTGTCGCTTTAACAGTTTTCTCCACATCAGCATTCGCCATCAGCGAATCAAACTACGCCAGAGAATACAAAGAAAAAATCCTCCCGCTTATCGGCTCATTTAAAAATGCTACTTTTAAAGGCCAGGCGGGTGTGAATATTCATTACGCCACTTACACTTCAAATGATCAAAGCACACGCTGTTTAGTTATTCTTCCCGGGCGAAGCGAGCCGCTAGAAAAATACGCTGAAGTGGTCTACGACCTGGACCATGGAGCAAAGGCCGGGGCCTTTAAGTACTTCCTGATGGACCATAGAGGACAGGGAAGTTCAGGGCGCATGATTAATGATGAGGCAAGTGATTCAGAAAAAGGGTATGTCGATCATTTTGAAAACTACGCTTTAGACGTAAAAACATTTTTAGATACCGTTGTCGGCAATGCCGGCTGTTCTGAAAAACTTTTGATTGCTCACTCTCTGGGAGCTGGAATTGCGGTGGATTTTATGCAAAAGAATCCGGAGTATTTCGACCGCGCTTTTTTAACCAGCCCGATGTTAAAAATCCAAACGGCACCTTATAGCTACGCTGTCGCTCGAAGCATTGTTCTTGCCAGCATGGCAGCGGGACGCGGGAAAAAGTATGCTGTCGGACAAAAGCCTTTTAACCCAAATAGAAATTTTGAGGCCAATACATTCACCACTTCAGAGGCCCGCTACAATATGGCGATGGATATGTTTGATTACTTCCCACAAACCAAATTGGGTGGCGTGACCAACAGATGGCTCAATGAAGTCATGAGCGCCACAGCTCATATCAGAAAAAATTACAGCGACCTGAAGCTTTCGCTTCGCATGGCCCATGCCGGAAATGAGACTTACTCAGAGCCAGGTGAAATGGTCCGCCTATGCGAAGAGGCCCCTCATTGTAATCGTGTGTTCCTGAAAGATTCTAAGCATGAAGTGCTGATGGATCAGGACCACAACAGAGGTGTGGTCCTTTTAGAGATTGAAAAATTCTTTAACTAGTACTTTGAAAGAAGTTCTTTAAGCTTAATGAGATCAGCTTTTCGAGAGTGTCTGTCGATGTTGACGGACTTGTTCTTGTCAGTCTTGATGTTGAGTTCAAAGTAGCCCTTGTTCTCAAAGTGTTTCATCGCTTCCGGGCTTCCCAGACCTTGTCTGTTTCTGATTCTCGCCATATTTGGTGAGTCCATAAAGTGATCAACAGTAAAAGAGTCTTGAGCGCTTAAGCGGAATTTTTTAATCCAAAATGGAATAAAGAATACGCGGTAAGTGACGATGAGTTCCTGCCCTTTTTTCGTCAGCATCTTCTCGTAGAAAAAAAATCCTAAGAGGACGATTGGAGTTAAGATCAGGGTCCATTGCACCAGGTGACCCAGAAAAAGCATTGTAGGGTCTTCCCCGTAACTTAAAAGCTTGGCAATGACGGCACGGCTTGCGAGCCACATAATTAAAAGAACAGACATGGCCGCCGCCAGGTAGCCCCAAAAGATCATCGGAAGACCGTAAGTCTTAAGAGTCAGACCGTTGTCTTTCACAACTGCGCGATCGCCTTCTGATTGATCGTCTGTAACCGGGAAAATATACATAAGACCCATAATACGCCTTGAGTTAAATTTTACTTTTGATAGGGCCTCACTTTAAACTATTTCTCATAAATGTGTAAACTCCATGGAGGCCACCCAGTGAAATCGATTAAGCTTTTAGTCCTATTAAGTTTGTTCTCATATTCCTTTGCGAGCTTTTCTAAAACAATTATTGTTTCTGATATCGACGATACTATTAAAAAGGCCAACTCTATGGGGGGAATCGGAGGCGTGTGGCACTTTTTAAAAAAGAAGCCCTATGAAGAAACCCGCGACTTGTTTAATGAAATTAAAAAAGATGAAAACGATCACGGTGAAGCAACGGCTTACTATTACGTTTCAGCAGCACCATCGTTTACTTTTGATGGCGATGAGTGGATCAGAAAAAATAATTTCCCTATTGGTCCGGTGATTTTAAAAACAAAAGACAATGGTGGCGAAACTTACGCTTACAAATACAGAACGATTAAAGCTCTTCTGCAAAAAGAGATGATGGAAGACCAGGCCCCAAAAGTTATTTTCTTTGGCGACAACTCTCAGCACGACGCTAAAGTTTACTATGACCTAAACAATGAAATGAATTTGAACGCTGATATTTATATCCGCGATGTAAGTACAGAAGCAACATTCTTCAGCACAACTCTTCCGGTAGTGAGACTTCCGGGAGTGAAGTATTTCTTCTCTGAGCGTGAGTTGATTGAAGACCCATTTTTTTCTTATATGAGTCCAAAGCTTCAGGACTTAATTACTACTCAGTATAAAAAACAAGACCTCATTCCGGGCTACACTCTAGATACACTTGGTGATCGCTTGAAAGCTATCTGCGAAGGCAAGTCGATTATCGTGAATGAAGAGGTTCAAAAGAGCTGTAAGGCAGAAGGGAAGACTCAGGCGCTTAAGTATTGGGCCGAGTATTACCACCGTTATTAATTAAGAGTTATACGGCCGTCTAGTCTTTAGGCGGCCTTCCTGTTTTCTTTCTACAAAACCCCCTGTATTTTCATCGCTTTTTTTGGCCCCTTCTTTGTATTATCCCTTCTTATGAAAACACTACTTATTGCCCTTACTCTGGCAGGAAGCGCTTTTGGCGCGGACTATGTTGAACCCTCTGCCCATGCGGATAAATATCTTCTGGTGGCCGTTTCTGGTTTTAAAACCGGAAGAGATAAAAGTGAAAGCGAGGATATTTTTTCTAATATTGTCGGAAAAGGTTCAGAGGCCAGTGGTGTTTGGACGTACATGAACATTAACCATAAAAAAATCTTTAAAACGGTCTATCTTTCTCATTATTCAAAAGACTCGGAATTAAAATCAGTCATGAATCTTGCCGTCGATGAAAAAGGCGAGTGTAAAAAGAAGCAAGGTCTTATCATGATGGTCAATAGCTGGGGAGCTAAGATGTCCCAGAAGCTGGCGGATATGTATCTAAAGAAATGCGGGCAGCTGCCAAATCTTACGATCTTAATTGACGGAGTTTCTAAGCCGACTCCTTTTGCATACGATAAACCCATTCGCGCTCTTAATTGCGTAAACTTCTACCAACAATCAAGTACCCTTAAGGGGACGAGTATTGAAAATTGTTACAATGTTCTTTCAAGCTATAATACAGGCTCAGATCTCTTCAATGCCCACATTCACCTGGAATGGGACGCTTCAAAAAGAGGAAACAGCATTATTGAACAATTCCTGGACGGAAAACTTCCGGTGATGTTTGTGCGTGATCTTTATCAAATTGATTATAGAAAGGGCCTATAACAGTCTATAGGGCAACACAGACAGGAAATAAAATAGCATCTCCCAGGTTTGTGCCGTTAACAAAGACAGCGCGTTTATTTTTGTAAGCAATGGCCGTTTCTTCATTGTAAGCAGAAAAAGCATCGTCTGATTCGACTTCTTTTTGCCAACGACCACGCCCATCTAGTGAGGCACTCTCATCTTTGATGAGGCCCAAAATCCAGTGGACGAATTTTCCTTCAGGTTCTTCAGTGACGGTGATCTCTAGTTTTAAATTGCCGGTCGTGCAAACATATTTTTCTAGCGAGTAAGCGTTGAGTGAGAAAGAAAAAAGGGCAATTATCATTAACGTTTTCATATAAAGCATCTACCTAAATCTAAGCATTAAAACAAGCAACCTGACGTCCTTCTTTCATTTCAAGGTGTGGAATCGACTCCATACAATGATCTGTTCTCATCGGGCATCTTGGAGCAAAAGCACATCCTTTTGGTAGATACAATGCCGATGGTGCTTCACTTGGGGCAACATCGCTTGTCACTTTCTCCACATGCTCACCGGTAATTTTTGGAGCACTTTCAAGAAGAATTTTAGTGTATGGGTGTTTCGGGTTGTTGAAGAGTTGGTCGCGTGGACCGTATTCAACAATGCGACCTAAATACATAACTAAGATGCGGTCAGAAATGTGCTCGACGACTGAAAGATCGTGAGAAATAAATAAGTATGAAAGAGAAAATTCCTGCTGAAGTTCCATCAAGAGGTTTAGAACCTGAGCTTGAATAGAAACATCCAGAGCTGAAACCGGCTCGTCAAGGATAAGAACTTTAGGTCTTAACATTAAGGCGCGGGCAATCCCTAAACGCTGTCTTTGTCCACCTGAGAAGTGGTGAGGGTAGCGCGAACCGAATTCTTCACGCAGACCTACTTTTTTCATCATGGCATAAACTAATTCTTTAATTTCTGCTTCTGATTTATCGCTGTTGATGCGCAGAGGATCGGCGATGATGTCGAATGCTTTTTTTCTTGGGTTTAAAGACTGGTAAGGGTCCTGGAAAACCATTTGAATCAGCGAGTGAAACTCACGAGAGTTATAGTCTTTGTATGATTTTCCTAAAAGCTTAATATCGCCTTTTGTTGGAATCTCTAATTGAGTCAGGACTTTTGCCAATGTACTTTTTCCACATCCAGATTCTCCAACGATCCCTAATGTCTCGTTAGCTGAGAGAGAAAAATTGATTTCTGAAAGCGCTTTTAGTTCAAGTTTAGGCTTAAACGCTTTTTTGATTTCAAAAATCTTATGAACATCATTAACTTCTAAAATAGGTGTATTCACTTGGCTCATCTGATGGCCTCCTCAATAGGGTGAATACAACGGTATTCGCGGAAGTTGTCGTTTTGTGGGCCTTCACCGACGATGGCGATGTGACCTTGCTGACATTCATGAGTCATATACTGGCATCTTGGATTGAACTGGCATCCCAATGGTCTTTGGTGGAAGGCCGGGACAATTCCTGAAATTGATGGAAGTGGGGTTTTAGGGATACGTTTTTTATCATCAACCACGGCCCCCGGGCGAGACGCTAAAAGAGCGTGAGTGTACGGGTGGCGAGGGTGTCTGACTAAGTCGGCAGTCGCACCTGTCTCGACAATTTCTCCAGCGTACATAACTTGTAGGCGCTCGGAGTATTCACTCACAACACCTAAGTCGTGAGTGACTAAGATGACTGACATGTTGTTTTTTTCCTGGAGCATTTTAATAAGATTTAAAATCTGCTTTTGGATTGTTACATCGAGGGCCGTTGTCGGCTCATCGGCAATTAAAAGTTTTGGGTTGGTTGAAATCGCCATGGCGATCATCACTCTTTGGGCCATCCCACCTGAGAGCTCAAACGGATAAGACTTAAGACGGTCTTTCGGCGAAGGGATCCCTACCAGATTTAGAAGTTCAATACTTTTATCAATGGCATCTTTTTTAGAAAGTTTTAGGTGACCCTGGATTGTTTCTACCATCTGGAACTGAACAGAAAGAAAAGGGTTAAGCGCTGTCATCGGGTCCTGGAAAATCATAGCGATTTCTTGACCTCTGACTTTTTGCCATTCTTTTTCTTTTAAGTTTAAAAGATTGTGGCCGTTGAAGTTGGCCTTCTCCGCTCTAACAATCGCGGTATCGGGTAGAAGACCCATTAGCGCCATGTTAGTGATACTTTTTCCTGATCCAGACTCACCAACAACTCCTAACATTTCACCTTGTTTAAGGGTGAAAGAAAGATCGCGAACCGCATGAATCGGCTCAGGTGAGCGGTCAGACTTAAAATGAATATTTAATTTTGAAACTTCTAATAACATTTTAGTTCTGCTTTTTTAAACGAGGGTCAAGGGCATCGCGAAGCCCGTCGCCTAGTAAGTTAAAAGATAATACGATGACTAAGATACAAAGCCCTGGCAGCGTCACCATCCAAGGCGAGCTTTCAATATAGCTTCTGGCATCTGAAAGCATTGTTCCCCATTCAGACATAGGAGCTTGGGCACCAAGACCTAAAAATCCTAAAGCGGCACAGTTAAGAATCCCATCACTAAAGCCTAGTGAGGCCTGAACAATTAAAGGGGCCATGCAGTTTGGAAGAATCTCAACGAACATGATTCTAAAGTGAGAGGCCCCAAAAAGTTTTGCAGCGTGAACGTACTGGCGGTTTTTTTCCACCATTACTTGCGCACGGATAATACGCACGAAGTTTGGAACGGCCACGATACTAACGGCGATGATGGCATTGCTGATTCCAGGTCCTAAGACCGCAACGATAACGATGGCAAAAAGAATACTTGGAAGAGACATAATAAGGTCAGTGAGCCTCATAATAGTTTTATCAACCCATCCACCGAAGTATCCGGCCACGACACCAAGAAATGTCCCGGTGATAAGTGAGAGAACAACCACGGCAAAACCAACAGAGAGCGAGACTTGTGAACCATAGATTAAACGGCTCAGAAGATCGCGACCCAAGTCGTCTGTTCCCAGTGGAAATAGGGCATTTCCACCTTCAGCAAAGCTTGGAGGAAGTTTTAAAAACTCAGCATTAATATGAGTCGGGTCGTGTGGAGCAAGTACAGGTGCTAAAAGTGCCACGACGACAGAAAGGATAATGATAACAACTCCAATCATTGATCCTTTATTTTTCTTTAACTCAAAAAAGAGTTCGCTTAAAAAGACTCTCATTTTTAGCTCCTCATTTTTGGGTTAAGTAAATAATAAATAATATCAACGATGATGTTAGTTAAAACGATCACGAAAGAAATGATAAGAACTCCGCCTTGGATAACCGGATAATCGCGGGCAGTGATACTTGCCACGATCCACTTGCCGATACCCGGCCAGCTAAAAATCGTTTCAGTTAAAATCGCACCAGTGATGATGGAACCAAAAAGAAGTGCCAGTGTTGTGATAATAGGAACCAGGGCATTTCTTAAAGCGTGAATGTAGATGATTCTTTTTTTGCTCATCCCTTTTGCTTTTGCTGTCCTGATGTAGTCTTCACCTAAAACTTCCAGCATTGATGAACGAGTCATGCGGGCAATAACCGCCAGAGGAATAGTCCCCAGGGCGATTGAAGGAAGAATAAGATGCTTTAGTGCACTTAAAAATGGCCCGAATCCTTCTTGCGAGAAAACTTCCGGACGAAGTGTATCGATTAAATACAATCCTGAGAAAACCGGAATGTCGTAGATAAAATCAATGCGGCCTGAAACCGGTGTGATTCCCATTTTTACTGAGAATAAAAGGATGAGGATAAGACCCCACCAGAAAATCGGCATTGAGTAACCAACAAGTGAAGTACTCATTAAGAAATAATCAAAGAAGCTGTTTCTCTTCATTGCCGCGAAAATCCCCACAGGGATTCCGATAACTGTAGCGCCAATCAGAGCGACGATTCCAAGTTCTAATGTAGCAGGGAAGCGCTCGATAAATTCATTCCAGACAGAGTTGTTGGAAATAATCGATGTCCCGATGTCACCTCTAAAAATGCTCTTTAGATAAATCCAAAACTGCTCAGTGATCGGAAGATCAAGGCCCAGGGCCTTTTTCATTTCCAGATAGCGTGCCGGATCGGCCCCGCGCTCACCGATAAGATTTAGAACCGGGTCTCCCGGAATCAGTCTGATTAAAAAGAAGCAAACAAGACTGATCCCGAGCAATGTCGGGATCAAGTCTAGTAATTTTTTAGCGATGTATTTCATTTTTTATTCAACAGTAATGTTAGTTAAGTAATCTTGTCCTAATGGATCAAGCTTGTAGCCTTTAATGTTTTTTGCCATCACCTTGAATGTTTTTGAGTTGGCAATGTTAACTAGAGGGGCTTCATTGTGAGCAATCACTTGAGCTTCCATGTAGTATTTTGTTCTTGTCTTGATGTCTGTTGCCAGTTTTGCATCAGTGATTAGCTTGTTGAACTTCTGGTTACACCATCTTGGATAGTTACTTCCAGATTTAACACTCGCACATCCAAGAAGTACGTTAAAGAAGTTATCCGGGTCTCCGTTATCTCCAGTCCATCCCATTTGTAGCATTGAGTGAGCACCTTGTTTTGATTTCTCAAGGTATGTCGGCCAGTCGTAAGAAATAAGTTTTACCTTAATTCCGATTTTTGCCAGGTCCGCTTGCATTAGTTCTCCCATTTTCTTCCCGTTCGGGTTGTATGGGCGAGCTACTGGAAGAGTCCACATTTCTGTTTCAAATCCGTTTGGCAGACCTGCTTTTTTTAGAAGCTCTTTTGCCTTATTTACGTCGTAATTGTAGTCAGTCACAGAGTTGTTGTATGACCAGATTGTCGGCGGGATAAGGTTTTTAGCAGGAGTAGCGTTCCCCATATAGATTGCTTTGATATAAGTTTGTTTATCAAGAGCATGAGAGATCGCTTGTCTTACCAGAACGTTGTCGAATGGTTTTTTCGTTACGTTCATTGCCAGGAACCCGATGTTAAGACCAGCGTCTTCCATC contains:
- a CDS encoding RNA polymerase factor sigma-32, which codes for MAKKTSTSKNQASKKGEDHLPVILPKTSDALVVQSILEHNRASDLPTTTDPLTTYVREISRYKLLSNEEEEALLKELQETGDIEVAKKLVLANLRLVVKIAIEYRSAWQNVMDLIQEGNIGLMKAVSKYDATKGAKLSYYASWWIRSYILKFILDNFRLVKIGTTNEQKKLFFNLMKEKERLIGLGFNPDNKMISESLGVSEKAVAVMDRRLGSSGNELSLEAKIDENGPSLGEVLADKDELAIDDKLADLQGVEILKEQLQNFLSGLKERDREIFEMRLLSEVPASLQSIADQYGVSRERIRQIEERLIGNLKVYMSEFIR
- the rpsO gene encoding 30S ribosomal protein S15; protein product: MITVAESKKIVAEFGKEFGSSEKDSGCTAVQVALITTRINNLAPHFAANKHDYSGNRGLLKLIGQRKRLLSYLAKTDDKKYQALIKKLGLRK
- the pnp gene encoding polyribonucleotide nucleotidyltransferase, with the translated sequence MALNNKKEYKINYGGKEVTIETGRLAKQSDGAVLVSCNGTQVLVAVNSARELKDGQDFFPLLVEYQEKFYAAGKFLGGFIKRENRPSTAEILACRLIDRPLRPMFPSDYMFDTVVTCSVLSYSETGDPEVLAGLGAFAAIAISDIPFAAPLGSAKVGRIDGKLVLNPDHADWAKSDLEIVIAGSKDAILMVEGEAHIVPEKEVLEAINFGHDHVKEFCELVAKMQKEVGKAKRTYVSAEANTTLSKKVNTDFSAAARAALSINDKMERQDAVRNLNKKVAEAIKADPAAFGLKDDKGASKEAYKAVDGLLYDMMRADILNEGKRIAGRKLDEVRKIETEVSVLQAPHGSSLFTRGETQVMATVTVGGSVGDQMADRISGLTYDKFYLHYNFPGFSVGEAKGSRGAGRRELGHGNLAERALKAVMPSQETFSYTTRVVCEVLESNGSSSMGSVCSGSLALMDAGVPIKAPVAGIAMGLVTDGGKYKVLTDILGDEDHLGDLDFKVAGTKDGVTAIQMDIKITGLTREIIAEAIAQAHKGRLHILGEMEKTIKTPREGFKPGVPTIMTVMIPTDKIGALIGPGGKNIKKLQEEFKVTIEITEEGMVKVLGSDMEVLKTAISTINMQINGPEIGSVYDARVDSIKEYGAFVDIGSGVSGLVHVSEMSDDRVQNPADYISEGETIKVKVLEIDKMGRIKLSAKAVASLKKKEGK
- the dut gene encoding dUTP diphosphatase; amino-acid sequence: MITVKVKKLEHYDSSFPLPSYETTGAAGADVRASLGNGEKLLIKPGERVLIPTGLSMEIPHGYEIQVRPRSGLSFKTGLMVLNSPGTIDSDYRGEVKIILGNLGKNDEVINHGDRVAQLVLAPVTQAAYIVSESELSDTARGTGGFGSTGRQ
- a CDS encoding polyhydroxyalkanoic acid system family protein, coding for MSLKIDYNNLTNSADAYEKVKKLITPEYIEKFQVKADIKYDDAGKKVTAKGSGFTLELCFFDKHCDVDLDLSFLLKPLKGKILEKIEGQIKKNL
- a CDS encoding 2Fe-2S iron-sulfur cluster binding domain-containing protein; this translates as MTSHKVTLRPEGKVVEVEEGKNLLAALREQDVYVKSSCGGHATCTDCIIKIVSGEDNLTPPPFEELKLLGNVFHITKERLACQTMVTGDVTIDISKHDKASDEEKLRSKTSNFSKKKQVQTRVRKESDIDRARAEQEEERAQFDRDQKQKNDTWQKHWEKEKDANAPKRLAGGKRPKFFDTDKVDYEKETYTRPLSAEKQKLRDERLAKEAELKNDKELVKKSQEIPKSDKDFKKFRG
- a CDS encoding alpha/beta fold hydrolase; protein product: MKNLLALVALTVFSTSAFAISESNYAREYKEKILPLIGSFKNATFKGQAGVNIHYATYTSNDQSTRCLVILPGRSEPLEKYAEVVYDLDHGAKAGAFKYFLMDHRGQGSSGRMINDEASDSEKGYVDHFENYALDVKTFLDTVVGNAGCSEKLLIAHSLGAGIAVDFMQKNPEYFDRAFLTSPMLKIQTAPYSYAVARSIVLASMAAGRGKKYAVGQKPFNPNRNFEANTFTTSEARYNMAMDMFDYFPQTKLGGVTNRWLNEVMSATAHIRKNYSDLKLSLRMAHAGNETYSEPGEMVRLCEEAPHCNRVFLKDSKHEVLMDQDHNRGVVLLEIEKFFN
- a CDS encoding phosphatase domain-containing protein, whose protein sequence is MKSIKLLVLLSLFSYSFASFSKTIIVSDIDDTIKKANSMGGIGGVWHFLKKKPYEETRDLFNEIKKDENDHGEATAYYYVSAAPSFTFDGDEWIRKNNFPIGPVILKTKDNGGETYAYKYRTIKALLQKEMMEDQAPKVIFFGDNSQHDAKVYYDLNNEMNLNADIYIRDVSTEATFFSTTLPVVRLPGVKYFFSERELIEDPFFSYMSPKLQDLITTQYKKQDLIPGYTLDTLGDRLKAICEGKSIIVNEEVQKSCKAEGKTQALKYWAEYYHRY